A section of the Devosia rhizoryzae genome encodes:
- a CDS encoding acyltransferase family protein, whose translation MNTKLHTIQYLRAIAALMVLASHALLYPLAEQTLLYGRLGWLGVILFFVVSGFIMVAVTGEGRFDAGKFMRRRILRVVPLYWAATALAAAAALILPSVFKTTVFDGEQLILSLFFIPFYNPASHGFHPLYKLGWTLNYEMFFYVCFAVLAFLGATTRVWVLTIAYLALAIIGMMFRPTDAIPAFYTSFMPLAFVAGAWLGLAYIRGWLSALRAEVLFLVGLVGVFGLFEGFYWDRGLVEDQSAFVGLLSFAAATVALLVARERQVPYLPTLERLGDASYSIYLVHMFSVAAIAGVLLRMMGTDDPVLIFAAELAAIFGGVFVGYLIYRAIEKPLIGRLRRYA comes from the coding sequence ATGAACACCAAACTCCATACGATCCAATATCTGCGCGCCATCGCGGCGCTGATGGTGCTCGCCTCCCATGCACTGCTCTACCCATTGGCAGAGCAGACCCTGCTTTATGGGCGTCTGGGCTGGCTGGGCGTGATTCTGTTTTTTGTCGTGTCCGGCTTCATCATGGTGGCGGTGACCGGGGAAGGGCGCTTCGACGCCGGCAAGTTCATGCGCCGCCGCATCCTGCGCGTCGTTCCGCTCTATTGGGCGGCGACTGCCCTTGCAGCCGCGGCTGCCCTGATCCTGCCCAGCGTCTTCAAGACAACTGTGTTCGACGGCGAACAACTGATCCTGTCGCTATTCTTTATTCCCTTCTACAACCCGGCCTCGCATGGCTTTCACCCGCTTTATAAGCTCGGTTGGACGCTGAATTATGAGATGTTCTTCTACGTCTGCTTTGCCGTGCTCGCGTTTCTGGGCGCCACCACTCGCGTCTGGGTGCTGACCATCGCTTATCTGGCGCTCGCAATCATCGGCATGATGTTCCGCCCGACCGATGCTATCCCGGCCTTCTATACGAGCTTCATGCCACTCGCCTTTGTGGCCGGGGCATGGCTGGGTCTTGCCTATATCCGCGGCTGGCTGAGCGCGCTTCGGGCAGAGGTCTTGTTTCTTGTTGGACTGGTCGGCGTCTTCGGGCTGTTCGAAGGGTTCTACTGGGACCGCGGCCTGGTCGAGGACCAGAGCGCCTTTGTGGGGCTGCTGTCCTTCGCGGCTGCGACGGTCGCCCTGCTGGTGGCGCGGGAACGTCAGGTGCCTTATCTGCCCACGCTCGAGCGGCTGGGCGATGCGTCCTATTCGATCTATCTGGTCCACATGTTTTCGGTGGCCGCGATCGCCGGCGTTTTGCTGCGCATGATGGGCACCGACGATCCGGTCTTGATCTTTGCCGCGGAGCTCGCCGCGATCTTTGGTGGCGTTTTTGTCGGCTACCTGATCTATCGAGCGATCGAAAAGCCGCTGATCGGCAGGCTCCGCCGCTACGCCTAG
- a CDS encoding proton-conducting transporter transmembrane domain-containing protein has product MDASTTLPMAMIDTATALADWVLVLPIVLCLIGAAAELVLRRTRVMPLIVAVVVTLAVIACEIGLLVRVAAEGPLSMTMGKWLPPFGISLTVDLFSAAFALAAAIVTLIVLIYAEADRTKSGARDDFHAMVLLLLAGVTGAFLTGDLFNLYVWFEVMLIASFGLIVGGNRPLQLDGAVKYGFLNFLATTFFLMALGLLYGLLGTLNMADIMRVAPLAHPGAMAGVAALLLLAFGMKAAAFPVNAWLPASYHTPPAAVSALFAGLLTKVGAYAMLRALVAVLPGSRDLLEPALALIAIATLLIAPLGAIAETSLRRAMGFIVIGGIGAIMAGLAMPSSDGIAGSGLYILHAIFTMSGLYLAAGLVEKGTGASDTLQMGGLYAASAPISILFLVLILAAAGVPPFLGFWPKLLLLQASLAEGVTSSAPSWVGLTLTLSLLVNAVLTLIAGTRLWAHVFWRSAPVAMTVTVPPSRGDRLGVAATSFLVLAVVLAGLWPAPLMEGASAGAADILDPARFVAATGLAEAMP; this is encoded by the coding sequence ATGGACGCATCCACGACTCTGCCGATGGCCATGATCGATACGGCGACAGCACTTGCCGATTGGGTCCTGGTTCTGCCCATCGTTCTCTGCCTCATCGGTGCCGCCGCCGAATTGGTGCTGCGCCGCACCCGCGTGATGCCCCTTATCGTTGCGGTCGTGGTGACGCTGGCGGTAATCGCTTGCGAAATCGGTTTGCTGGTGCGCGTGGCGGCAGAAGGCCCTCTCAGCATGACCATGGGCAAATGGCTGCCGCCCTTCGGTATCAGCCTGACGGTTGACCTTTTCAGCGCCGCCTTCGCCCTGGCCGCTGCCATCGTCACCTTGATCGTCCTGATCTATGCGGAGGCCGATCGCACCAAGAGCGGCGCTCGGGATGACTTCCACGCCATGGTATTGCTGCTTCTTGCCGGTGTCACAGGCGCCTTCCTGACGGGCGACCTTTTCAATCTCTACGTTTGGTTCGAGGTCATGCTGATCGCGTCCTTCGGTCTGATCGTGGGGGGCAACCGGCCGCTGCAACTGGATGGCGCGGTCAAGTACGGCTTCCTCAATTTCCTTGCCACGACCTTTTTCTTGATGGCGCTGGGCTTGCTTTACGGGCTGCTGGGCACGCTCAACATGGCCGACATCATGAGGGTCGCGCCGCTGGCGCATCCTGGCGCCATGGCCGGTGTCGCAGCCCTGTTGCTGCTGGCTTTCGGCATGAAGGCGGCGGCTTTCCCGGTCAATGCCTGGCTCCCGGCATCTTACCACACGCCCCCCGCAGCAGTATCGGCGCTGTTTGCAGGCCTTCTGACCAAGGTTGGCGCCTATGCCATGTTGCGTGCCCTGGTTGCCGTGCTGCCAGGCAGCCGCGATCTGCTGGAGCCGGCGCTGGCGCTGATCGCCATCGCGACATTGCTGATCGCACCTCTTGGGGCCATTGCCGAAACCAGTCTGCGCCGTGCCATGGGCTTCATCGTCATCGGCGGCATCGGTGCGATCATGGCAGGCCTCGCCATGCCGAGTTCCGATGGCATCGCCGGATCTGGGCTCTATATCCTCCACGCGATCTTCACCATGTCGGGGCTCTACCTGGCCGCCGGCCTGGTGGAGAAAGGAACCGGTGCAAGCGACACGCTGCAGATGGGCGGCCTCTATGCGGCGAGCGCGCCCATTTCCATTCTGTTCCTGGTTCTCATCCTCGCCGCAGCCGGCGTGCCGCCGTTTCTGGGTTTCTGGCCCAAGCTTTTGCTGCTGCAAGCGAGCCTGGCCGAAGGAGTGACGAGCTCCGCTCCGAGCTGGGTGGGTTTGACGCTGACACTTTCGCTTCTGGTCAATGCCGTACTCACCCTGATCGCGGGCACACGGCTCTGGGCTCATGTTTTTTGGCGCAGCGCTCCGGTCGCTATGACGGTGACGGTCCCGCCGTCTCGCGGTGACCGGCTTGGTGTGGCCGCAACCAGCTTCCTCGTGTTGGCAGTGGTGCTCGCCGGGCTTTGGCCTGCGCCACTGATGGAGGGCGCCAGCGCCGGTGCGGCGGACATTCTTGATCCCGCTCGTTTCGTGGCCGCAACAGGTTTGGCGGAGGCGATGCCGTGA
- a CDS encoding MucR family transcriptional regulator: MNDDTSAIAAADTDLIGLSTDIVSAYVSHNSVSPGDLTKLIAEVHGALRALQTNEVPVQVEELKPAVPVKKSIASDYIICLEDGKKFKSLKRHLRTHYNLSPEEYREKWGLPADYPMVAPSYSATRSKLAKDNGLGRKAD; the protein is encoded by the coding sequence ATGAACGACGATACCAGCGCGATTGCGGCTGCTGATACTGACTTGATTGGGCTTAGCACAGATATTGTTTCTGCCTATGTAAGCCATAATTCTGTTAGCCCAGGCGATCTTACCAAGTTGATCGCCGAGGTGCATGGCGCTCTGCGCGCACTGCAGACAAATGAAGTTCCGGTTCAGGTCGAAGAACTCAAGCCTGCCGTGCCGGTCAAGAAGTCGATCGCTTCCGATTACATCATCTGCCTGGAAGACGGGAAGAAGTTCAAATCGTTGAAGCGCCATCTGCGCACGCACTACAATCTTTCGCCCGAAGAATATCGCGAAAAGTGGGGCTTGCCGGCCGATTACCCGATGGTTGCTCCCAGCTACTCGGCGACGCGCTCCAAGTTGGCCAAGGACAATGGCCTCGGGCGCAAGGCTGACTGA
- a CDS encoding helix-turn-helix domain-containing protein, with product MFAVTSSGSRPSDEDPALFDRSGLDRVIDLVAREYDVSKVLILHHSRCRASAAKARQVAMYLSHVVLGQSLAEVGRAFHRDRTTVSYACGVIEDLRDDRAFDNELDRFEAMLNEEQSRD from the coding sequence ATGTTTGCTGTCACATCATCGGGCTCGCGCCCATCCGACGAAGATCCTGCTCTCTTCGATCGAAGCGGCCTGGACCGCGTCATCGATCTTGTGGCGCGGGAATACGACGTATCCAAGGTGCTGATCCTACACCATTCCCGCTGCCGCGCCAGCGCAGCGAAGGCGCGGCAGGTCGCCATGTACCTGTCCCATGTGGTGCTGGGTCAAAGCCTTGCCGAAGTGGGCCGGGCCTTCCACCGCGATAGGACTACTGTCTCCTATGCCTGCGGCGTTATTGAGGATTTGCGTGACGATCGGGCGTTCGACAACGAGCTCGACCGCTTCGAAGCCATGCTGAACGAGGAGCAAAGCCGTGACTGA
- a CDS encoding MnhB domain-containing protein: MNTLIFRTIAPLIVSIMLVFSLYICLRGHNEPGGGFIGGLIAAASIQVLGLALGVPDTRKAMRFDPLVVAGGGVLLAAMSGLLSAFTGSPFMTSIWAYLNFGETTVPLSTPMFFDLGVYLVVFGALTAVGLALASDRDEEDL; encoded by the coding sequence ATGAACACGCTGATCTTTCGCACCATCGCGCCATTGATCGTTTCGATCATGCTGGTGTTTTCGCTCTACATCTGCCTGCGTGGGCATAACGAGCCCGGGGGTGGCTTTATCGGCGGGCTGATCGCCGCGGCGTCGATCCAGGTCCTGGGCTTGGCACTTGGTGTGCCCGACACGCGCAAGGCGATGCGCTTCGATCCCCTGGTCGTCGCCGGTGGCGGCGTGCTGCTGGCTGCCATGTCGGGTCTTCTCAGCGCCTTCACGGGATCCCCGTTCATGACCAGCATCTGGGCCTATCTCAACTTCGGCGAGACCACGGTGCCGCTCTCGACGCCGATGTTCTTCGATCTAGGGGTTTACCTCGTCGTTTTCGGCGCACTGACCGCTGTGGGACTGGCGCTTGCCAGCGATCGCGACGAGGAGGACCTCTGA
- a CDS encoding cation:proton antiporter → MNAALFMEWATLIALVMLALALALSVVRIVLGPSLPDRVLALDLLTVVAMGFIGTIAIRTGFWLYVDIAIALALLGFLATVALARYIMLRRDTARDGEGP, encoded by the coding sequence ATGAATGCGGCACTGTTCATGGAATGGGCAACCTTGATTGCGCTCGTGATGCTGGCTTTGGCGCTCGCATTATCGGTCGTCCGCATCGTTCTGGGGCCCAGCCTGCCGGACCGCGTCCTTGCTCTCGACCTTCTGACCGTCGTTGCGATGGGCTTTATCGGCACCATCGCCATCAGGACCGGCTTCTGGCTCTACGTGGACATCGCCATTGCCCTGGCGCTGCTGGGCTTCCTCGCAACCGTCGCGCTGGCGCGATACATCATGCTGCGCAGAGACACCGCTCGGGACGGGGAAGGTCCATGA
- the mnhG gene encoding monovalent cation/H(+) antiporter subunit G produces MFNEVVVYGSGVLLLIGALFTLLAAVGVLRFPDLYTRMHAASKAGAVGGGLILLVVALMSQDASIAIRAIIGIVFLLLTTPVSAHLLAKASLGAGYKPWGETVADETVTIASNRPVAE; encoded by the coding sequence ATGTTTAACGAAGTCGTCGTCTATGGCAGTGGCGTCCTGCTGCTCATCGGCGCGCTGTTCACCTTGCTGGCCGCAGTAGGCGTGCTGCGGTTTCCCGATCTATACACCCGCATGCACGCAGCATCGAAGGCAGGCGCGGTGGGCGGAGGACTGATTCTGCTTGTCGTTGCTCTTATGTCGCAGGACGCCTCTATTGCTATTCGAGCAATCATCGGCATTGTTTTCCTTCTGCTGACGACACCAGTTTCGGCGCACCTTCTGGCCAAAGCTAGTCTTGGTGCTGGATATAAGCCTTGGGGCGAAACTGTGGCAGATGAGACAGTTACAATTGCTAGCAACAGGCCAGTTGCTGAATAA
- a CDS encoding Na+/H+ antiporter subunit E → MSTSFLVVILSLVWAAVTGSFSGLNLLFGGIVGAVVVTLLRNTLVRRNGLRRWRRIVSLALLFIYELFLSAIKVALVTVRPNLKTALRPAIIAVPLSVKSDGEITLLANLITLTPGTLSIDVSPDRSVLYVHALTHEDRDAVIAGIVTGFETKVREVFE, encoded by the coding sequence GTGAGCACCAGTTTCCTTGTCGTCATCCTGTCACTGGTCTGGGCAGCAGTGACCGGCAGTTTCTCCGGACTGAACCTTCTGTTTGGTGGCATTGTCGGGGCGGTGGTCGTCACCTTGCTGCGCAACACTCTGGTGCGAAGAAACGGGCTGCGGCGCTGGCGCCGGATAGTCTCCCTCGCCCTCCTGTTCATCTACGAACTGTTTCTCAGCGCCATCAAAGTGGCACTCGTGACGGTCAGGCCCAACCTCAAGACCGCACTGCGTCCCGCCATCATTGCCGTGCCGCTGAGTGTGAAATCGGACGGGGAGATCACGCTCCTCGCCAATCTCATCACGCTGACGCCGGGTACGCTCAGTATCGACGTTTCTCCCGATCGTTCGGTGCTCTATGTCCATGCGCTGACCCATGAGGACCGGGATGCTGTGATTGCCGGCATTGTCACCGGTTTTGAAACCAAGGTCAGGGAGGTATTCGAATGA
- a CDS encoding S9 family peptidase: MTQAKPPVAKRIDHAHTHHGRRVEDPYAWLRASNWQEVMQKPETLDAEIRAYLEAENTFYEAEFGNPTAALQDRIYREIRGRIKEDDSGVPSPDGPFAYNSRMLEGKQYSQVVRTPRDGGPEQVLLDCNVEAGDGYFGFAGAAHDPSHQILAWAADRAGSEYYDIVLRDLATGTDRDDVIAETAGSYVWSNDSRSIYYTEYDDNHRPYRIRRHDLGTAQEADPIIYEEKDPGFFVGVGKTLSDRFIIIDAHDHQTSEVWLIDAATGGEPRLVAPRVADREYDVDERDGVLYIRTNADGAEDYKIVTVSADTPGAENWTDLVPHREGVLILDIALLKNHLLRLEREDGLPRIVAQDLRTSREEVVRFEEEAYSLGMSTGYEFDTSVFRLSYSSPTTPNQTWDVDLETGERTLLKTQEVPSGHDPEHYETRRLFATAADGEQVPVTLLYRKGLELDGSNPALLYGYGAYGMSMPASFSVSVLSLVDRGFVYAIAHIRGGMEKGYRWYRQGRREHKTNTFTDFIAAAEMLIAEGYATKGKIIAQGGSAGGMLMGAIANLRPDLWGGVIAQVPFVDVLNTMLDDTLPLTPPEWPEWGNPITSPDDYERIAAYAPYEAVSEQDYPPIFALAGLTDPRVTYWEPAKWVAKLRATKTGTAPLYLKTNMGAGHGGASGRFDRLKETAECYAFAIKSAGLDA, from the coding sequence ATGACCCAGGCCAAGCCACCCGTCGCCAAGCGCATCGATCACGCCCACACCCATCACGGCCGGCGCGTCGAGGACCCTTATGCGTGGCTGCGGGCCTCTAATTGGCAGGAGGTGATGCAAAAGCCCGAGACGCTGGACGCGGAAATCCGCGCCTATCTCGAAGCCGAGAACACCTTCTACGAGGCCGAGTTCGGCAATCCCACCGCCGCGCTCCAGGACAGGATTTATCGCGAGATACGCGGCCGCATCAAGGAAGACGACAGCGGCGTCCCCTCCCCCGATGGACCCTTCGCCTATAATTCGCGCATGCTCGAGGGCAAGCAGTATTCGCAGGTCGTGCGCACCCCCCGCGATGGTGGGCCGGAACAGGTTCTGCTCGATTGCAACGTCGAAGCCGGCGACGGCTATTTCGGCTTTGCCGGTGCCGCCCACGACCCGTCGCACCAGATCCTTGCCTGGGCTGCCGATCGCGCCGGCTCGGAATATTACGATATCGTCTTGCGCGACCTCGCTACCGGCACCGACCGCGACGACGTCATCGCGGAAACCGCCGGCTCCTATGTCTGGAGCAATGACAGCCGCTCCATCTACTACACCGAATACGACGACAACCACCGCCCCTACCGCATCCGCCGCCACGACCTCGGCACCGCGCAAGAGGCCGACCCGATCATCTACGAGGAAAAAGACCCCGGCTTTTTTGTCGGCGTCGGTAAGACCCTCTCGGATCGCTTCATCATCATCGACGCGCACGATCACCAGACCTCCGAAGTCTGGCTGATCGATGCCGCAACCGGTGGTGAACCGCGCCTCGTGGCGCCGCGCGTCGCCGATCGCGAATACGATGTCGATGAACGCGACGGCGTGCTTTACATCCGCACCAATGCCGATGGCGCCGAGGACTACAAGATCGTCACCGTTTCGGCCGACACTCCCGGCGCCGAGAACTGGACCGATCTCGTCCCCCATCGCGAGGGCGTCCTGATCCTCGACATTGCCCTCCTCAAGAACCACCTCCTCCGCCTCGAACGCGAGGACGGCCTGCCGCGCATCGTCGCCCAGGACCTTCGCACCAGCAGGGAAGAGGTCGTGCGATTTGAGGAAGAGGCTTATTCGCTGGGCATGTCGACCGGCTACGAGTTCGATACGTCTGTGTTCCGCCTCAGCTATTCCTCGCCGACGACGCCCAACCAGACATGGGACGTCGATCTCGAGACCGGTGAACGCACCCTGCTCAAGACCCAGGAAGTGCCCTCCGGCCATGATCCCGAGCATTACGAAACACGGCGCCTCTTTGCCACCGCTGCGGATGGCGAGCAGGTGCCTGTGACCTTGCTCTACCGAAAGGGTCTCGAACTCGACGGCAGCAACCCGGCCCTGCTCTATGGCTATGGCGCCTATGGCATGTCGATGCCCGCGTCTTTTTCGGTCTCCGTGCTGTCGCTGGTCGATCGCGGCTTCGTTTATGCGATTGCCCATATCCGCGGCGGCATGGAAAAGGGCTATCGCTGGTATCGCCAGGGCCGGCGCGAGCACAAGACCAACACCTTTACCGACTTCATTGCCGCAGCCGAAATGCTGATCGCCGAGGGCTATGCCACCAAGGGCAAGATCATTGCGCAGGGTGGATCGGCCGGCGGCATGCTGATGGGCGCCATCGCCAATCTGCGGCCCGATCTATGGGGTGGCGTCATCGCGCAGGTCCCGTTTGTCGACGTGCTCAACACCATGCTCGACGACACCCTGCCGCTGACGCCGCCGGAATGGCCCGAATGGGGCAACCCGATAACGTCGCCCGATGACTACGAGCGCATCGCCGCCTATGCTCCCTATGAAGCGGTAAGCGAACAAGACTATCCGCCGATCTTTGCCCTGGCGGGCCTCACTGATCCGCGCGTCACCTATTGGGAGCCGGCCAAGTGGGTAGCCAAATTGCGTGCAACCAAAACCGGCACTGCGCCGCTTTATCTCAAGACCAATATGGGTGCGGGTCACGGCGGCGCCTCGGGACGCTTCGATCGCCTCAAGGAAACCGCCGAGTGCTATGCCTTTGCAATAAAGTCCGCCGGATTGGACGCTTAG
- a CDS encoding DUF6456 domain-containing protein, which translates to MTEFLGEVAPDAVLRLAAAGKDEPFLAAHHVEAARILTRLFERSRLRQRVTMSYDPTRLGGNRGAAPQGMLADSAADARKRLNLLAQSLPADCWSVLADLCAFDKGLQQIETERGWPRRGAKLVLRIGLDQLCTAFELSPHAEGPERHAVTGWLEERVPMFNEPPLTM; encoded by the coding sequence GTGACTGAGTTCTTGGGCGAAGTGGCGCCGGACGCCGTTCTCCGGCTTGCAGCCGCGGGCAAGGATGAACCGTTTCTTGCAGCCCACCACGTGGAGGCTGCCCGAATCCTCACGCGTTTGTTCGAGCGGTCGCGACTAAGACAGCGGGTCACGATGTCTTATGACCCGACCCGCCTTGGCGGCAACCGGGGTGCTGCACCACAAGGCATGCTGGCAGACAGCGCAGCCGACGCGCGCAAGCGGCTCAACCTGCTGGCGCAATCCTTGCCGGCCGATTGCTGGAGTGTTCTTGCCGATCTTTGTGCCTTCGACAAAGGCCTGCAGCAGATCGAGACGGAGCGGGGCTGGCCCCGTCGCGGCGCAAAACTGGTGCTGCGCATCGGTCTTGACCAGCTTTGCACCGCCTTTGAACTTTCGCCGCACGCTGAAGGACCGGAGCGTCATGCCGTGACGGGCTGGCTCGAAGAGCGGGTGCCGATGTTCAACGAGCCGCCGTTAACGATGTAA
- a CDS encoding putative monovalent cation/H+ antiporter subunit A, which produces MNAPFDAGIALVAVVPFVAALLAPFLHRFTGRFTGWLLALVPAAIFVFLLSFVERVVGGEAIKVSFAWVPAYHLNLSFYLDGLSLVFALTISGIGALIVLYSGAYLEGHRHQGRFFTFMLAFMGAMLGLVLADSLLALFLFWELTSVTSFLLIGFDHGRQASRRGAIQALVITNIGGMALLAGAILVSQIAGTWDMSALRETGDLLRQSGFYGLVLFCFIVAAFTKSAQFPLHFWLPNAMEAPTPVSAFLHSATMVQAGVYLLARMTPVLGGTQVWTTVLVVFGGLTLIWGGLGALKQTDLKQILAQTTIASLGLLVLLIGLGSEASIAAMVVYFVAHAFYKAALFMVAGAVDHETGTRDITVLRGLADKMPVTFIAAALAALSMIGLPLTIGYFAKEEMYLGLLSGDPTQIATLVILVVGNALLAGVAMLVMIRPFLGEAVPTPREPHEAPIAMLVGPILLGGLAIVAGILPEWLGHDVLQPASLAILGRAVESHLSLALDFTSLLLWLSVLTWLLGIAVYRQADGARTVLRRIDNAMRWNADTVFDDVMFGLIRFSGAVTRFLHHGRLELYLVVVFGALALALFGPLLVWSGFDWLVPAADLGNWWIRFDLSSLTFYEWGVVLLAAAGLVVVVISPTRLTAILSLGVQGTALALIFLLFGAPDLAFTQFMIEVLSVAVLAFVMARLNLDRRDARPPEDWLRDGSIALVCGVGVTLMLMQVLSGTLDTRLSDLFTATSVPIAHGHNIVNVILVDYRGFDTLGEISVVMGAGIAIIALMRVRKVVQVKKPRAPRKRKEPA; this is translated from the coding sequence GTGAACGCGCCTTTCGACGCCGGTATTGCTTTGGTCGCCGTGGTTCCCTTCGTGGCCGCGCTGCTTGCGCCATTTCTCCATCGCTTTACGGGTAGGTTCACCGGCTGGCTGCTGGCACTGGTTCCGGCCGCGATCTTTGTGTTTTTGCTCAGCTTTGTTGAGCGCGTGGTCGGCGGCGAGGCGATCAAGGTCAGCTTTGCCTGGGTCCCTGCCTACCACCTCAACCTCAGCTTTTACCTCGACGGCCTGAGCCTTGTTTTTGCGCTCACCATATCGGGGATTGGCGCGCTAATCGTTCTTTACAGCGGTGCCTATCTCGAGGGGCACCGGCATCAGGGGCGGTTCTTCACCTTTATGCTTGCCTTCATGGGGGCGATGCTGGGCCTGGTCCTGGCCGACAGCCTGCTCGCGCTGTTTCTTTTCTGGGAGCTGACCTCGGTCACCTCGTTCCTCTTGATCGGTTTCGATCACGGGCGGCAGGCTTCCCGTCGCGGGGCGATCCAGGCTTTGGTGATCACCAATATCGGCGGCATGGCGCTGTTGGCGGGCGCCATCCTCGTCAGCCAAATCGCCGGAACGTGGGATATGAGCGCGCTGCGGGAGACGGGCGACCTGCTGCGTCAGAGCGGATTCTATGGTCTCGTCCTCTTCTGCTTTATCGTCGCCGCCTTCACCAAGTCGGCGCAGTTCCCGCTCCATTTCTGGCTGCCCAATGCCATGGAAGCGCCGACGCCCGTTTCCGCTTTCCTCCATTCGGCCACCATGGTGCAGGCCGGGGTCTATCTCCTCGCGCGCATGACGCCGGTGCTGGGCGGTACTCAGGTTTGGACCACCGTTCTCGTAGTTTTCGGCGGCTTAACGCTGATCTGGGGCGGACTTGGCGCCCTAAAGCAAACCGATCTCAAGCAAATCCTGGCACAGACGACGATCGCCTCGCTCGGGCTCCTGGTGCTCTTGATCGGCTTGGGCAGCGAGGCCTCGATCGCTGCCATGGTCGTCTATTTCGTTGCCCATGCCTTCTACAAGGCCGCGCTCTTCATGGTCGCTGGCGCGGTCGATCATGAGACCGGCACACGGGACATCACCGTTCTGCGCGGTCTGGCCGACAAGATGCCGGTCACCTTTATTGCCGCCGCACTGGCCGCCCTGTCGATGATCGGGCTGCCGCTGACGATCGGCTATTTCGCCAAGGAAGAGATGTATCTCGGCCTTCTGAGTGGCGACCCGACCCAGATTGCTACCTTGGTCATCCTTGTGGTGGGCAATGCCCTGCTCGCAGGAGTCGCCATGCTCGTGATGATCCGGCCCTTCCTCGGGGAGGCGGTGCCGACGCCGCGCGAGCCGCACGAGGCGCCGATCGCCATGCTGGTCGGGCCCATTCTCCTTGGTGGTCTCGCAATCGTCGCCGGCATCCTGCCCGAGTGGCTGGGACACGACGTGCTGCAGCCGGCGTCCCTGGCCATTCTCGGACGCGCCGTGGAAAGCCACCTGAGCCTGGCGCTGGATTTCACCAGCCTGCTCTTGTGGTTGTCGGTGCTGACCTGGTTGCTTGGCATCGCTGTTTACCGGCAAGCCGATGGCGCGCGCACTGTCCTGCGGCGCATTGACAACGCGATGCGCTGGAACGCCGATACCGTCTTTGACGACGTCATGTTCGGGCTGATCCGTTTCTCCGGCGCCGTGACGCGTTTCCTTCATCACGGCCGGCTTGAGCTCTACCTGGTCGTGGTCTTTGGCGCTCTGGCTCTGGCGCTGTTCGGCCCGCTATTGGTCTGGAGCGGGTTCGATTGGCTGGTGCCGGCGGCTGACCTCGGCAATTGGTGGATCAGGTTCGATCTGTCGTCGCTGACCTTTTACGAATGGGGCGTGGTGCTGCTTGCGGCGGCCGGACTCGTCGTCGTGGTTATATCGCCGACACGCCTTACCGCGATCCTGTCCCTGGGTGTGCAGGGAACGGCCCTGGCGCTGATCTTCCTGCTGTTTGGCGCGCCGGACCTCGCCTTCACCCAGTTCATGATCGAAGTGCTCTCGGTTGCCGTGCTGGCCTTTGTCATGGCCCGGCTGAACCTTGATCGGCGCGACGCGCGCCCGCCCGAGGACTGGCTCCGCGACGGATCGATCGCCCTGGTCTGCGGCGTCGGGGTCACCCTGATGCTGATGCAGGTGCTGAGTGGCACTCTCGACACCCGTCTCTCGGACCTCTTCACCGCCACCAGCGTGCCGATCGCTCACGGCCACAACATCGTCAACGTCATCCTCGTCGACTATCGCGGCTTCGATACTCTGGGTGAGATTTCGGTTGTCATGGGTGCCGGCATCGCGATCATCGCACTGATGCGCGTGCGCAAGGTTGTGCAGGTGAAAAAGCCGCGTGCGCCGCGCAAGCGGAAGGAGCCGGCATGA
- a CDS encoding Na+/H+ antiporter subunit C — MDYVMAILVGLFITVGTYLLLSRSVIRMLIGMTIFGNGVNLLIFTAGRLMREVAPIVPPGLEVPDGPIANPLPQALILTAIVIGFSMFSFLLVLAFRAYRSLDADDTDTMRLAEPKRSPQPPLSY, encoded by the coding sequence ATGGACTACGTCATGGCCATTCTGGTCGGCCTCTTCATTACCGTAGGCACCTATCTGCTGCTCTCGCGCTCGGTCATCCGGATGCTGATCGGCATGACCATCTTCGGCAATGGCGTGAACCTCCTGATTTTTACCGCTGGCCGTTTGATGCGCGAGGTTGCGCCAATCGTTCCGCCCGGACTTGAAGTGCCTGATGGCCCCATCGCCAATCCTCTGCCCCAGGCATTGATCCTGACCGCGATCGTTATCGGCTTCTCGATGTTCAGCTTTCTCCTGGTGCTGGCCTTCCGCGCTTATCGCAGCCTTGATGCCGACGACACCGACACGATGCGCCTGGCCGAGCCGAAACGCTCGCCGCAACCGCCGTTGAGCTACTGA